Part of the Henckelia pumila isolate YLH828 chromosome 2, ASM3356847v2, whole genome shotgun sequence genome is shown below.
aataaatataaggaaaatattttggttCTCGTTGTAAAGGATGCTAACAATGATCTTTTTACATTAACATATGCAGTTGTGGATGCTAAAAATGATGATAATTAGGCATGACTTTGTTTTCAACTTAAAGGTGCTCTAGTTTTACATCATTGTATTGTTTTCGATGAGTTTACATTTTTCTCCTATAGGCATCTCGAGATAATTAAGGCGGTTGACTTAATATTTCCATGTAGTCATCATGCATATTGTCTGAGGTATTTGGTAGATAATTTCGCGAAACATGTTTGTATATGTGCACtagtgttatatatatatatatatatatatatatagaaattttcagctgcccaaccatgtttttccacttggtccgcgagttttagtggtttttttttgtttttttgcatcactaaaacccactaccgggttttagtggtcgcgaaCCAAGTGGAAAAACATGATTGGACAGCTGAAAattcctctatatatatatattgttatttGAATGCAAGTCATGCGAAGATACTCACTTCACAACAAAAAACAATATTGGTCATCTATTTTCAAGAAATTTGTGTACGGCCCATCAAGACAAGAGTTTGTAAGACATATTAACAATATCATAATACTGATGTCATTTGCCAGAGACTTCATAGTCAATTCATGTCCAAAAATTTAGACAAATCATGGTTTCAGAGAAGCGTTTGGGTATGATAAATAATAACATGGTTGAGTGTTTGAATAATAATTAGGTTAAAGGTCAATATTCATTGTGCAATATTAAAGGTCACTATTCATTGTTAGAATTTTGATATCATGGACAACCACTATAAACACTTACACAAGCAACAACTGACGTGACAATCACTGATTAGATGTACAAAATATCACATCAGTTTTTGTTCATGTAGATGCCCATGATGGTTGTCCATGATATCAAAACTATTCATTGTTATGAACGTATTGATGCACGCGTTGTGTGTttctataatatttttatattaatttgatttatattcaaataggAGTAATCTTATAGTTGCAAAAATTATCTTGGACTAATCTGTAATTTGAactatcaaaattttaaaaaaaaaaaaagaaagaaaagtgaGGGCAATTTAGGCAAAACAAAAGATGATGTTTAAAGAGAAGATTCTTTATATAAAGGGAGAgataatattttcataaatataataaattatattttagctTTGTATATATTCTGGTTTATTGGTGAATTGTAATTTTATGAATATAaactataatattatataacatTGATAAGGAGAAAAACATCattgtattatatatttataaatttaatatatattatttttgaatatatgatttattagttgttatatatatatatatatatatatatatatatatgtgtgtatgtatgtatgtatgtatgtatatgtttgTATTAGTTAATATTTGTAATGTTTTTTTATAATgagtaatattatttattataatataaaacttaaataaatataaatttatgatTATAATTGtactcaataaaataattttgaaaaataaagtgtgtatttatttgaatttaacAATAATACTGGACTTGTCATAGGTGGGGTGGTAAGGAATCATGAGGGCCAACCGATTCTCGCTTTTGGTCGGAGAACTCAGAAGCCTTTTTTTTGTGATGTATGTAGAACTCGAAGCGATCCATGCTGGTTTACTCGTAGCTTTGAAGAATAATTTACAGATTCATGTTATCTCTTCGGATTTTTTCTTGGCGATGCAAGCAGTCACTAATCCAGATGAGAATTGGAGTTATGCTAGTGCGCTAGTTGGAGATATCAACCGTTTATTTGGACCAGCTGCTACTAACTCTATTACACATGTTCGCCGATCAACTAATGATGTAGCTCATGCTCTTGTAATTTTTGCTATTTCTTCCCCCTCCCCATTTGTTTGGGTAcgagacattttttttttgttgttgataAATCTTGTAATTAAAGACCTCTTTTGACCTCTTTTAAGATTACAagttttatttgtcaaaaacaataatattgaacttaaaaataatttaagtaaAGGGTAAAATCAACTTTATAACCAATCATGTACCAattgaataatttttaataattcatgcatcaatttgatatttgatcaatagttcatgtaccaaaatGAATTTCATTTATAAAAAACCATAACATTGTTTTTAATGTTTCGATTGTTTCCTTTTCTTATGGATTTTTATCCGTTTCCATTATtgctataaaaaataatattttatatgaatGTCAGAATATTGTCTCATAAAATTAACCTTCATTAGTTTACTTTTAATTGGTCATAAATCAAAGATCctattgatttttatttttttttttcctttttgaaGCGAAATCCTACTGGTTTATTATTATtgcgaaataaaataaaatgccaCGTTGGCGTCAAGTTGAAATGACAGGTTTTGGACAGTGACCAATCAGATTTCATGGATGCTGTCATCGTTGAACATGATGTTTCCTCGTTCGAATTttgccaaatttcttgacaaaaaaCTTGGCGAAAATTTGAACTGAAGAAATGGGGTGGATTCAAGAAACGGTGGTTTCGGTCAAATCTATTCAAATTCGACAGGCCCTTCATCAGGCACTCAGCCTTGGTTTCTTTCATTCCGACTCTTTTTATCTTCCTCACTTTTAGTTTCATTACCACATGCGATTCTGCTATTTTTGCTGCCTTGTTTGTTTTAGAATTTTAGTTTTATGGGTTTTTTTTTCCTGCATTAAGTTTATGCACACTCGCACTCAAATGCACGAAATGGGAACTGTTGGGGTAGAGACCAGAGGGTGTTGTGTTGGGATTTGGTAAAGGGATTAATCAACTGATAATTTGGGGAAAAAAGTGAAATCTTTTATTTGGTTGCGCGATTGGTTTATATTGCGCTTTTTTCTTAATTTCTTGTTTCACTTTTTTacaagtttgatttttttttaaaaaaattgaattgtGTTTGTAactgataattttttttccttgtaTGCGCTTCTTTGGAATTCAGCTTTGATAGTTGCCTCGGCACTGATAATATGGAAAGGGCTGATGTGTATTACTGGGAGTGAATCCCCAGTTGTCGTTGTTCTTTCTGAAAGCATGGAACCGGGCTTTGCAAGGGTGAGTTCGTGAACCCTGCATCGAATTACACTCTTTTCACTCAGCTTCATCAGCTTAGGAGCTAAAACAGTGGCGTTCCATGTACATTTCGAATTCAAGAGTAGGCACAACTAAACTGTAATGTGAATCGAGCCTGCCTGCTGGAGCTTAAGATTGTCTGGGCTCAAACTTTCTTAAAAACTCAAACTTGAGCTCATTTTTAGCCATTCATGCGCCTGGTAGCTTAAAATTTGAGCTATTGAGCTTACTCGTAATATTTGCtaaagaatattttcatgaaaataattttgagCCCATCTCATTATCGTGTGAAGTCCAAATTAAGTAGCTTCATGTTCGTATTAGGAATTCAAAATCTAAACCCActaatttaataatttgttaTATAACTCCCTCCTCAAATTCAATTTAAATGAGTGTAAATGAGTTGACCATGAGTTCGTGGTTTGTGTCAAGATGCAAGGGCTGAGGCTCACCAAGCATTTATCTTAGGCATATGCCTTGTGGGCTTTTAAAAACAAAGTGGTGTACATTCATGACAGCTTGATTTGAGAACCTTATCCATAGGTTGTTAAAACTTAAAACTTTGGAATTTAAATGTCCTTCAGGCTAGTGTTTTCCAGATCTACGAGTCACAACTCATGTTCTTTTGATTTATCTTTAATTTCTATGTTATTTGTTGACACCATATGTGCCTTTAGAAGCTCAGGCTTTCTTCATTTCATATAAATAAGGCAGACTTGTCAATCAACAGGGAGACATTTTGTTCCTACACATGAGTAAAGATCCCATTCGAGCTGGCGAAATTGTTGTATACAATATTGATGTAAGAGCTATTCCTTGTATCATTCTCAGTACAGTTTCCTATCTTCCCTACAATGAAAAATACATGCAGTGTCACCTATCATATTTCTTCTTGATCTGAATTTGACTGCTTTTGCAATGTAATAATTTCATTATCTATCTTATATCATTTTCAGGGTCGTGAGATTCCAATTGTCCATCGTGTTATTAAGGTAATTCTAATCACATGAATTATTGGCTACATCCATAAGGAAAAAACCTTTTATGCATAACTTTCTTTCAAATTTGAGTTAATACATGTATCTATCAGCTGTCTTGTTGTCTCCAAGGGAATAGCCGAATGGATTAGTATGATATCTCTGAACTGATCTTGAGATAACTTGCACTTTAGAAAAATTGTAAATAAACTTGGGTTCATGCATTTACCCTGATAATTTACTGGTTTTTCATGTTACCTGATAGGTTCATGAACGACGTGACACGGGAAGCGTTGATATCCTCACCAAAGGTACCACATCATCATAACAAGCTTAGAGATATTAAGAGTTGTGTGGACCTTTTCAAGAATTGAGATCTTTCTATCTTTATATGTCGTTTATGTTGATTTTCTCTCAGGGGATAATAACGACGAAGATGACATATCTTTTTATAATGGTGAGCGCTGGCTACAGAGGCACCACATCATGGGAAGAGCTGTGGGGTAAAATCTCAACTTACATTTAGCATTCATAGTTCGTATACTTCGAGCAAACTTCAATTATGGGAAACAAGAACACTCCAAATCTTTGAAATTTGAATGGAGGACTGTGATTTGATTTTTGCACCGATATCTGTTCCAATCAATTTAGCCGATTATTCTATGTGGATATATCTGTGACTCACACCATGCTGTGATGCTCTGGATTATGTACAATTTGAAGGATTTGAGCTTCACTGTCTTCATTAGTTACAAGGACAAACACTCAATCCTATAATATCAAAACCAAAGCCACATGTTCCATTGCCACGAGCTGCACTATTCTGTTGGGCTATTCATGTGATACAGTGATCGAGACATGATATTTGGGTTGCTATACGATttagaaattttgaatttcactATAACCATTATTCATCCACTTTCACTTTTGCATAGGTTCTACACATCTTCTGAAACGAATCGTAGAAATGCCATATGAATTAGGAAGAATGCTAACTCCTCTCTTTGATGTCGTTTGCAGCTTCCTACCTTATGTTGGTTATGTTACAATTTTCATGACAGAAAAACCAATAATAAAGGTCAGCAAATCCCACATTTCAATCGTTCTGTTGTGTCGGTAAAACATTATTTATTCCTCTTGCTAAAAAGAAGAGTCTACATTAACAcaattgttttttgttttttggcaGTATATTGTTATTGGTGTACTAGGATTTCTTGTCATTACATCAAAAGACTGAAACGTTTGAAGTGCAATTGAAGGGATTAGTGCATTTCTTGAAGTTCTGAAAATGGCAACTTGCTGCTGATTTTCCCTTTGTAACTTTAGAAGACCTTCAGCAAAGAATGGCAAATTTGTTGTACTTTGTTCTGCTCAACAACATTCTTTG
Proteins encoded:
- the LOC140883064 gene encoding uncharacterized protein, with the protein product MGWIQETVVSVKSIQIRQALHQALSLALIVASALIIWKGLMCITGSESPVVVVLSESMEPGFARGDILFLHMSKDPIRAGEIVVYNIDGREIPIVHRVIKVHERRDTGSVDILTKGDNNDEDDISFYNGERWLQRHHIMGRAVGFLPYVGYVTIFMTEKPIIKYIVIGVLGFLVITSKD